In Bactrocera oleae isolate idBacOlea1 chromosome 3, idBacOlea1, whole genome shotgun sequence, a genomic segment contains:
- the Polr1C gene encoding DNA-directed RNA polymerases I and III subunit RPAC1, translating to MSTNIQRPRLYMDEHKLKQDPHDYGLADEPFSLEAFKKKFQIVVVKYDGNEMEFDMIGVHPGIANAFRRLMLSEVPSMAIEKVYIYNNTSIMQDEVLAHRLGLIPLRADPRRFLYKTEESGDQGNEHDTLEFELKVKCTRRKDVKDSSNFDTIYKNHKVYSGQIKWLPKGKQSQIFSETDVGCIHDDILINQLRPGHELDLRLIAVKGIGKDHAKFSPVATAFYRLLPEIKLNRRIEGKEAFLLQKCFSPGVIGIDENDCAYVKDARYDTCSRNVYRYPQLENAVAMSRVRDHYIFNVESVGSLKPDVIFIEAVKVLKEKCRKFLEEIEAA from the exons ATGTCTACTAATATTCAACGTCCACGATTGTATATGGATGAGCACAAGTTGAAACAGGATCCGCATGATTATGGGCTTGCCGACGAACCCTTCAGCTTAGAAgcgtttaagaaaaaatttcaaatagttgttgtaaa atATGATGGGAATGAAATGGAATTCGATATGATCGGTGTTCATCCAGGTATAGCAAATGCTTTTCGTCGTCTAATGCTCAGTGAAGTGCCCAGTATGGCTATTGAAAAGgtgtacatatacaataatacATCAATAATGCAGGATGAAGTGTTAGCCCATCGTCTTGGTCTTATACCACTTCGTGCAGATCCACGTCGTTTTCTATATAAAACAGAGGAGAGTGGTGATCAAGGAAATGAACACGATACTTTAGAATTCGAATTAAAAGTAAAGTGTACACGACGTAAAGATGTAAAAGATTCTTCAAATTTCGACACAATCTATAAAAACCACAAAGTCTATTCTGGTCAAATAAAATGGCTACCAAAAGGGAAACAATCGCAAATTTTCAGTGAAACAGATGTGGGTTGTATACACGACGATATACTGATAAATCAACTACGCCCTGGTCATGAGTTAGACTTGCGACTAATCGCTGTCAAAGGCATTGGAAAAGATCATGCAAAGTTTTCACCTGTAGCCACGGCGTTCTACAGACTGTTACCTGAAATCAAGTTAAACCGTAGAATAGAAGGCAAAGAGGCATTTCTTTTACAGAAATGCTTTTCACCAGGTGTGATTGGTATTGATGAAAATGACTGTGCATATGTAAAAGATGCCCGTTATGATACTTGTAGTCGCAACGTGTATAGATATCCTCAATTGGAAAACGCAGTAGCAATGTCTCGAGTGCGCGATCACTACATTTTTAACGTTGAATCCGTTGGATCTCTTAAGCCTGACGTGATTTTCATCGAAGCAGTAAAAGTACTGAAAGAAAAATGCCGGAAATTTTTAGAAGAAATTGAAGCAGCGTAG
- the mus304 gene encoding ATR-interacting protein mus304: protein MAKRFQPFKEFGRSTKKPKLDVSINKGRPLGPSQSWPNHIRSNAVDVHVQSPARNNVNNNNLWDDDDDDVILLATQVAESQVAIKTSEVNITDSDITFSEFAPHIHATTSTQRFTTANAALKASASAPPTIENNNFSELFADDDDFAELLDVAGNGKKGQEVAPAQYVEKDNVFKKPIATVIGRNGITNITPQATQVNTAQTSDGQQAAARRQVATERQVKMLMERLDTIKAENAKLTKDLSESKAKIESKDGESSLLRDELRHMKQQLQTLKMEKIMSTEAAKTECKTKIAELTKCVEAKDSELKLRKVEYSVLKMRHADETQRLEMSIRNANVAGDVPMDEDVEQTTNKQNARILYRLRDFSLPTGLGVINNTHLTEISANAFERTQERVTGKRQHTPFQLELANAQTLLAQLQLQRQKWSWTSTEAADFNERAIASACNALPEFWTYVHGLEFPKYCNVHPYHEYDLRNDNYASPKRNLHAEQQLCEDERAISLRRYISALSVMCGRAPNFAQQLLMQHHGDYALLQVACHAISKLGYSREICAHFGVLEAFAVLLRVLLRQLRTGDNAHIELLVGGLLKQLIFVRPSAWIFCELSYCVLELTRLPAALEQICVNSDDSTFYSDRMRSLYRFSNDSCILQVYAGLLEIAFPLNDILSVSHMQLLTVICENHVRFAHFCFMKPPDFIHKLLPSYDDDDDEEDEEAEQQLAEKKVQSCKSVTCKSISSEISVNNSEMVATANSTSNMESRSKKSTNSNIATRCECYTKLCLSVVTLLFQLLRQWRCTGRKIETPRVAEISQLSVQLLHTIFCDNYSTHLFRYAEETTKHYLWLICEWWSENAERFKFNSAQNNFLKKLRAFHIMPKQLNEEGNPANVLNDLNEWHSLTNDSRLRNVDTSVNLALAVEKLNIMHYAGDETKFFEGLKGYAFNFE from the exons ATGGCAAAGCGTTTTCAGCCATTCAAGGAGTTTGGGCGTAGCACAAAGAAGCCCAAATTGGATGTAAGCATAAACAAAGGACGACCTTTAGGTCCCAGTCAGTCTTGGCCAAATCACATACGTTCAAATGCTGTTGATGTACATGTACAAAGTCCTGCTCGCAATAatgtgaataataataatttatgggATGATGACGACGACGATGTTATACTATTGGCCACTCAAGTAGCCGAATCTCAAGTGGCTATTAAAACATCGGAAGTAAATATTACTGACAGTGATATTACTTTCAGTGAATTCGCACCACATATCCATGCCACCACGAGCACACAACGCTTTACAACAGCAAATGCTGCACTCAAAGCCTCGGCTAGTGCGCCTCCAACGAtagaaaacaacaatttttccgAATTGTTCGCTGATGACGATGATTTTGCGGAGCTTTTAGACGTAGCTGGAAATGGCAAAAAAGGGCAAGAAGTAGCTCCAGCGCAATATGTTGAGAAAgacaatgtatttaaaaaaccaATAGCGACAGTAATTGGAAGAAATGGCATAACTAATATAACTCCACAAGCTACACAAGTAAATACAGCTCAAACATCAGATGGCCAGCAAGCAGCGGCAAGACGGCAAGTTGCGACGGAGCGGCAAGTAAAAATGTTGATGGAACGTTTGGATACTATAAAAGCAGAAAATGCTAAACTCACAAAAGATCTCAGTGAATCGAAGGCCAAAATCGAAAGCAAGGATGGAGAG TCTTCATTGTTACGCGATGAGTTGCGTCACATGAAGCAACAATTGCAAACattgaaaatggaaaaaattatgaGTACCGAAGCGGCGAAAACTGAATGTAAAACCAAAATTGCCGAGTTGACAAAATGTGTGGAGGCCAAGGATTCGGAATTAAAGTTGCGCAAAGTGGAATACTCAGTGCTGAAGATGCGTCACGCCGACGAGACTCAACGTTTAGAAATGAGTATACGCAATGCCAACGTTGCAGGCGATGTGCCTATGGACGAAGATGTGGAGCAAacgacaaataaacaaaatgcgCGCATCCTTTATCGTCTACGTGATTTTTCATTACCCACAGGATTGGGCGTTATAAACAACACGCATCTAACGGAAATCAGTGCAAATGCCTTTGAACGCACACAAGAGCGTGTCACAGGGAAACGACAACATACACCATTTCAATTGGAGTTGGCCAATGCACAAACGCTACTGGCACAATTACAACTGCAACGACAGAAATGGTCGTGGACCTCGACGGAAGCAGCTGATTTCAATGAACGTGCTATCGCCTCCGCCTGCAATGCATTACCCGAGTTTTGGACATATGTACATGGATTAGAGTTTCCTAAGTACTGCAATGTACATCCCTATCACGAATATGATTTGCGTAATGATAACTACGCAAGCCCTAAACGCAATTTACACGCAGAACAGCAATTATGCGAGGATGAGCGGGCAATTAGCCTGCGTCGTTATATTTCAGCTTTAAGCGTCATGTGTGGGAGAGCGCCAAATTTTGCACAACAACTACTGATGCAACATCACGGCGACTATGCATTGCTGCAGGTAGCATGCCATGCCATCTCCAAGTTGGGCTACTCACGTGAGATTTGTGCACACTTCGGCGTACTTGAGGCATTTGCCGTTCTCTTGCGTGTACTATTGCGACAGCTGCGCACAGGCGATAACGCACACATAGAACTGCTGGTTGGTGGTTTACTAAAACAGCTGATATTTGTGCGGCCGAGTGCATGGATATTTTGTGAGTTATCTTATTGCGTGCTGGAGTTGACGCGTCTGCCAGCGGCTTTAGAACAAATTTGCGTAAACAGCGATGATAGCACATTTTACAGCGATCGCATGCGTTCGCTCTATCGATTCTCGAACGATTCCTGTATACTGCAGGTATATGCGGGTCTGTTGGAAATTGCATTTCCACTAAATGACATATTGAGTGTGTCACATATGCAGCTATTGACCGTCATTTGTGAAAATCATGTGCGTTTTGCGCACTTCTGCTTTATGAAGCCACCCGATTTCATACACAAATTACTGCCCTCCTATGACGATGACGACGACGAAGAAGACGAAGAGGCGGAGCAACAGCTAGCGGAAAAGAAAGTTCAAAGTTGTAAAAGTGTTACATGCAAAAGCATTTCCAGTGAAATCTCTGTAAATAACAGTGAAATGGTTGCGACGGCTAATTCGACATCTAATATGGAGAGTAGGTCTAAGAAATCAACCAATAGTAATATTGCAACTCGTTGTGAGTGCTACACAAAGCTGTGTTTAAGCGTTGTAACGCTGCTATTTCAACTGCTGCGACAATGGCGGTGCACAGGTCGCAAAATTG AAACACCGCGTGTGGCTGAGATTTCTCAATTATCCGTACAATTATTACACACAATTTTTTGTGATAACTATTCCACGCATCTCTTTCGTTATGCCGAAGAGACCACGAAGCATTACCTTTGGCTGATCTGTGAATGGTGGTCGGAAAATGCTGAACGCTTCAAATTTAACAGTGCACAAA ataattttcttAAGAAGTTACGTGCTTTCCACATTATGCCCAAGCAGTTAAATGAGGAGGGCAATCCCGCCAATGTCCTTAACGACCTAAATGAATGGCATTCGCTAACCAATGATAGTAGATTACGAAATGTCGACACTTCTGTGAATCTTGCCTTAGCTGtagaaaaattgaatattatgcACTATGCTGGTGATGAAACAAAATTCTTCGAAGGCCTCAAAGGTTATGCCTTCAATTTTGAGTGA
- the LOC106615617 gene encoding uncharacterized protein, with protein sequence MSNDKKIMSTAEPPSAPASINDAAFRNCNNRPPPPSYEESQRMYLSAPNHQNHGAPNQISTPYMQTCNYNATSSYMQSYTAAAPPPQYYQHHYVTATAPPTFNNVKEPHVLSLAPGAKLRTTAAGAVSIPPPPPGCAPTAAQYAAMQGQPVVLKKTKRSFF encoded by the exons atgtctaacg ATAAGAAAATAATGTCCACGGCAGAGCCACCATCTGCACCAGCCTCCATTAATGATGCAGCATTTAGAAATTGCAATAAT CGGCCGCCACCACCCTCATATGAAGAGAGCCAACGAATGTATTTATCTGCTCCAAATCATCAAAATCATGGAGCACCAAATCAAATTTCTACTCCATATATGCAAACTTGTAATTATAACGCTACATCTAGTTATATGCAAAGCTATACCGCAGCAGCACCACCGCCACAATACTATCAACACCATTATGTTACAGCTACTGCACCACCGACATTCAACAATGTGAAAGAACCACATGTATTGTCTTTAGCGCCAGGTGCCAAATTACGCACAACTGCAGCTGGGGCTGTAAGCATACCCCCTCCGCCACCAGGTTGTGCTCCAACTGCGGCGCAGTATGCAGCGATGCAGGGCCAACCTGTTGTGCTAAAGAAAACAAAACGATCGTTTTTCTAA
- the Zir gene encoding dedicator of cytokinesis protein 7 has translation MSGSQRSFAQKLTKHNSSEVRKNVVVNHLQTKAVDSGSMCSSTLSLTEPVEPLDYEEFLTQHMNILNRDPLKHILDFPPTDVAVKIIPRKIRTIEHVVPKENIAELPLYVQECVNCYTRSWKVVEYAQRHYSSSCCSRERIDRGTISPSAYQQEFEIDKEFTSFDENLTDKSDSCTPSSRQSIASLSSVSSCTDTLTPRGSWASFDLRRSVNDPLIPNLLDDVPPEQIDQTNESRRQEDRQEALFTLYPEADPEDIIERRLPAEIPMEHLGHRILVKCLQLRLELEVEPIFATMAIYDAKERKKISENFYFDMNSDNLKRMLSTHVRCADASTQSRAGIFEITYPSSDIFLVIRLEKVLQGDIKDSVEPYLKDDKDKYREKAKSNAADFCERLGKYRMPFAWTGIYLNSIFNGENVENKDAVAANAEKDTTSGGNLTSAVSSNSLDRKASTSSFDQLRRKANDMSGTLTRRGSLERKEKRRSWSLDDFANVIETFRPITITVSSFFKQESDKMKDEDLYKFLAELKRPSNAMKKYKCIPGSIKLEILPCPEEVKNALTPELAKVDPYPEDKTRPIKEILEFPSTAIYNPHYTYRNLLFVSPKELNFSSRAGSARNIAVRVQLMAGETQMDAVNAIYGKSSCPEYASEAFTAVNYHNKCPTFYDEIKFALPAYIKQNHHLFFTLYHVSCQKKPQEVQPSVETPVGYTWLPLLQDGKLKVGEFQLPVMVETPPENYSFIPPNVHLPGTKWLDNHRPVFTITVDAVTAVHTLDPHLDGFFLTCDYLDSRKIPPRIGEGNMENEMKKALLEIASAEREPLVKNLHLVLDKLIELLVTAYKIGGQPISLGSTVFEMLCMVSANLSILNDDLVVDQYGRQALLSTYVQFQCRIPHPFGGKRRITYSRSNAEELSANAAETYSLYENVSIGRSLDRKEHTLELSPTFGSRDGQIRLLHEELALHWVVASGKATELAMSNSWFLFELIVKSMIEHLDYSSALTAPRKQRFPHQFTDDISTLVHLVTTKVVGYHSEEPKLAQSLNASLGFFIFDLFSIMDRGFVFGLIKTYYKVLISKNASIPDLMNYKIDFLRIVCSHEHFVALNLPFGTPYTTVSAPCSPTPSTTSSNSQTSYSSMERALNADLNADFRQQHFLVGLVLSDLATVLEVPNPQLHGKAIRCIRNLMTSHDLDPRYSEVEARARVASLYLPLLGVVMDVIPQLHPYLTDTNDRLQSMGLLEDYQGPHQSLSTSTINTDFNYANSGNRTYNYLNEQIKNKSQLSSENTRHLLACCIWVLKNLERSVLYRWLLGLNPHRVHQMLQLLNTCIPCFEYKGQKRLPSLKRNTQSFRKPTDLKEKLEECIRGTNSARYDLINRRKDRNSTEKFRWRKDQMPYRSQFYDNATKADPELELNHFIEGSLATEISLIILDALEIIVQVATNSEMHHNLLGTVLKVMLHALSRNQSTLSLQNLFASQRALIFKFPNLLFDEETDICADLCLLLLKHCGSLLPAIRSQASASLYLLMRQNFEIGNNFARVKMQVTMSLSSLVGTSPAFSEQSLRRALKTVLVYAESDQDLQETSFPEQVQDLLFNLHMILSDTVKMKEYQEDPEMLLDLMHRIAKGYQNNPDLRLTWLENMAKKHRERANHTEAAMCYVHSAALVAEYLSMLESQTHLPVGAVSFQRVTPNALMESAVSDDVLSPGEDGICLGNHFTESGLKVLLEEASNSFQIAGMYEAMNEVYKILTPICEANRDFQKLGKIHGKLQEAFNRIAQLQGKRVFGTYFRVGFYGTKFGDLDQQEFIYKEPTLTKLPEIFSRLQNFYADRFGPDSVHIIKDSNSVDINSLDPEKAYIQITYVEPYFETYELRHRETYFERNFNIKRFIFATPFTKSGKAHGDLHEQCKRKTILTTANHFPYVKTRIQVIARQQIILEPIEVAIEDIHKKTAELAAATNQEPADPKILQMVLQGCIGTTVNQGPMEMATVFLANLSDGVTVPTKHQNKLRLCFREFSKRCADALKKNRNLISSDQKDYQRELERNHERFVERLTPLITLTAAQAQGVVKANAYIYKSTPLKW, from the exons ATGTCTGGTTCACAGCGTTCTTTTGCGCAGAAATTAACGAA GCACAATTCGTCCGAAGTGCGAAAAAATGTCGTCGTTAATCATTTGCAAACAAAGGCAGTGGATTCCGGCTCGATGTGTTCATCAACG CTTTCGCTTACGGAGCCCGTTGAGCCATTGGATTATGAAGAATTTCTTACACAACACATGAACATATTGAATAGGGACCCACTGAAGCATATACTCGATTTTCCACCTACTGATGTGGCTGTTAAAATCATTCCGCGTAAGATACGCACCATTGAACATGTTGTGCCGAAAgaaaatat CGCCGAACTACCGCTCTATGTGCAGGAATGCGTCAACTGTTATACACGTTCGTGGAAAGTAGTCGAATACGCACAGCGTCACTACTCCAGTTCCTGTTGTTCACGCGAACGCATCGATCGTGGCACCATCAGTCCGTCTGCCTACCAGCAAGAGTTTGAGATCGACAAAGAATTCACCTCTTTCGATGAGAACCTAACAGACAAAAGCGATAGTTGCACACCAAGTTCACGACAATCTATCGCCAGTTTGTCTTCAGTAAGTTCATGCACAGATACATTGACGCCACGCGGCTCTTGGGCTAGTTTTGATTTGCGACGTTCGGTAAATGATCCACTAATACCGAATTTATTAGATGATGTGCCACCGGAACAAATTGATCAAACGAATGAGTCACGTCGACAAGAAGATCGACAGGAGGCGCTCTTTACACTCTATCCTGAAGCTGATCCAGAGGATATTATCGAACGACGTTTACCAGCTGAAATACCCATGGAACATTTGGGTCATCGCATACTAGTGAAATGCTTACAGCTACGTTTGGAATTAGAAGTGGAACCAATTTTCGCCACAATGGCAATTTACGATGCGAAAGAACGTAAAAAAATATCGGAAAATTTCTACTTCGATATGAATTCAGATAATTTGAAGCGTATGCTCAGCACACATGTGCGTTGCGCAGACGCAAGCACACAAAGTCGTGCTGGCATTTTCGAGATAACATATCCGAGTAGCGACATATTTCTAGTCATACGTTTGGAAAAAGTCTTACAGGGTGATATCAAAGATTCTGTGGAACCGTATTTAAAAGATGACAAAGATAAGTATCGCGAGAAAGCCAAATCGAATGCTGCTGATTTCTGTGAGCGTTTAGGTAAATATCGTATGCCATTTGCATGGACAGGTATTTATTTGAATAGCATATTTAATGGTGAGAATGTGGAAAATAAAGATGCTGTTGCTGCTAATGCAGAGAAAGATACCACAAGTGGTGGTAATTTGACGTCGGCCGTGAGCTCTAACAGTTTAG ATCGCAAAGCATCCACTAGTAGTTTTGATCAACTACGCCGTAAAGCGAACGATATGAGCGGCACATTAACGCGCCGCGGCTCGCTGGAACGCAAAGAAAAGCGGCGATCCTGGTCACTGGATGACTTTGCAAATGTAATTGAGACTTTCCGACCCATAACGATCACAGTATCCAGTTTCTTTAAACAA GAATCTGATAAAATGAAGGATGAAGACCTCTACAAATTCTTAGCCGAGTTGAAACGTCCCAGTAacgcaatgaaaaaatataaatgcataccCGGTTCAATAAAACTGGAAATTTTACCTTGTCCCGAAGAGGTGAAAAACGCTTTAACACCCGAATTAGCCAAAGTCGATCCTTATCCCGAAGATAAAACGCGTCCAATCAAGGAAATATTGGAATTTCCCTCCACCGCTATCTATAATCCACATTACACATACCGCAATTTGCTTTTCGTCTCACCAAAAGAGTTGAATTTCTCCTCACGCGCCGGTTCGGCACGGAACATCGCCGTACGCGTACAATTGATGGCAGGTGAAACACAAATGGATGCAGTAAATGCAATTTACGGCAAATCTTCATGTCCGGAATATGCCAGCGAAGCCTTCACTGCGGTCAACTATCATAACAAATGTCCAACATTCTATGACGAAATCAAATTTGCACTACCAGcgtatattaaacaaaatcatCATCTCTTCTTTACGCTCTACCATGTTTCGTGTCAAAAGAAACCGCAAGAGGTGCAACCATCTGTTGAAACGCCTGTTGGTTACACGTGGCTGCCACTGCTGCAGGATGGCAAATTGAAAGTGGGCGAATTTCAATTACCTGTCATGGTGGAAACACCACCAGAGAATTATTCATTCATACCGCCAAATGTACACTTACCCGGCACAAAATGGCTGGATAATCATCGTCCCGTCTTTACGATAACAGTGGATGCCGTTACGGCAGTGCACACATTGGATCCACACTTGGATGG tttctTTCTCACTTGCGATTATTTGGATTCACGCAAAATACCGCCACGCATTGGTGAGGGCAATATGgagaatgaaatgaaaaaggcACTGCTGGAGATTGCTAGTGCTGAACGCGAACCATTGGTGAAGAATCTACATTTGGTGTTGGATAAATTAATAGAGCTTTTAGTGACGGCCTATAAAATAGGCGGTCAACCAATTTCACTAGGTTCGACCGTCTTCGAAATGCTTTGTATGGTGTCGGCGAATCTCTCG ATTCTAAATGATGACTTAGTGGTCGACCAGTATGGCCGTCAGGCGCTGCTCTCTACCTACGTGCAGTTTCAATGCCGCATACCACATCCATTCGGTGGCAAGCGGCGCATCACGTACAGCCGCAGTAATGCCGAAGAGTTATCGGCTAATGCCGCCGAAACATACAGTCTCTACGAAAATGTATCCATTGGGCGCAGTTTGGATCGCAaag agCACACGCTAGAATTGTCGCCCACATTTGGTAGTCGCGATGGTCAAATACGCTTGCTACATGAAGAATTGGCATTACATTGGGTTGTGGCCAGCGGCAAAGCAACCGAACTCGCCATGTCCAATTCATGGTTTCTCTTCGAATTGATTGTCAAATCCATGATTGAGCATTTAGATTATAGCAGCGCTTTAACTGCGCCACGCAAACAACGTTTCCCACACCAATTTACGGATGATATTTCGACACTTGTACATTTGGTAACCACTAAAGTGGTGGGCTATCACAGTGAGGAACCGAAATTAGCGCAATCGCTAAATGCCAGTTTGGGTTTCTTCATATTCGATTTATTTAGCATAATGGATCGCGGTTTTGTCTTTGGTCTCATCAAAACTTATTATAAAGTCTTGATATCGAAGAATGCCTCCATACCGGATTTGATGAATtataaaatcgactttttaCGCATAGTGTGCAGTCATGAGCATTTTGTGGCATTAAATTTGCCTTTCGGCACGCCTTACACCACTGTATCGGCGCCTTGCAGCCCAACGCCGAGCACCACGTCGAGCAATAGTCAAACATCTTAT AGTTCCATGGAGCGCGCTTTGAACGCGGATTTAAATGCAGATTTTCGGCAACAACATTTTCTCGTCGGTTTGGTTTTGAGCGATTTGGCGACAGTGCTTGAAGTGCC CAATCCCCAGCTGCACGGTAAAGCCATACGTTGCATACGCAATCTAATGACCTCGCACGATTTAGATCCACGCTACAGTGAGGTGGAGGCGCGCGCACGCGTTGCTTCGCTCTATTTGCCTCTACTGGGCGTCGTTATGGATGTTATACCACAACTACACCCATATCTCACAGACACAAATGATCGTCTACAAAGCATGGGTTTATTGGAAGACTATCAAGGTCCCCACCAGAGTCTTTCCACCTCCACAATTAATACTGATTTCAATTACGCCAACTCTGGCAATCGCACCTATAACTATCTCAATGAgcagataaaaaataaatctcaGTTGAGTAGCGAAAACACGCGACATTTGCTCGCTTGTTGTATTTGGGTTTTAAAGAATCTGGAACGTAGCGTCTTGTATCGCTGGTTGCTCGGTCTCAATCCGCATCGTGTGCatcaaatgctgcagctattGAACACCTGTATACCTTGTTTCGAGTATAAAGGTCAAAAGCGTTTGCCCTCACTCAAACGTAATACGCAGAGTTTTCGTAAACCGACCGATCTAAAGGAGAAACTAGAGGAATGCATACGTGGCACAAATTCGGCGCGTTATGATCTCATCAACAGGCGCAAAGATCGTAATTCGACGGAGAAATTTCGTTGGCGCAAAGATCAAATGCCATATCGTTCGCAATTCTACGACAACGCCACCAAAGCGGATCCCGAACTCGAGCTGAACCATTTTATCGAAGGCTCACTGGCCACCGAGATCTCATTGATTATTTTGGATGCCTTGGAAATCATTGTACAGGTTGCTACCAATTCGGAAATGCACCACAATCTATTGGGGACAGTGTTGAAAGTAATGCTGCATGCGCTGTCGCGTAATCAAAGCACATTATCGCTACAAAATCTGTTCGCCTCGCAACGTGCATTGATTTTTAAATTCCCGAATTTGCTTTTCGACGAAGAGACAGACATCTGTGCAGATCtatgtttgttgctgttgaagCATTGCGGTTCATTGCTGCCGGCTATACGCTCACAAGCTTCGGCATCACTGTACTTGCTCATGCGGCAAAACTTCGAGATCGGAAAT AACTTTGCGCGTGTCAAAATGCAAGTGACCATGTCGCTCAGCTCGCTGGTCGGCACCAGTCCTGCATTCAGCGAACAATCTTTACGTCGCGCACTGAAAACTGTACTCGTTTACGCCGAATCCGATCAGGATCTGCAAGAAACCTCGTTTCCCGAGCAAGTGCAAGATCTACTCTTCAATTTGCACATGATACTGTCCGATACCGTTAAAATGAAAGAATACCAAGAGGATCCTGAAATGCTGCTCGATCTCATGCATCGCATTGCCAAAGGTTATCAAAACAATCCGGACTTACGTCTCACCTGGTTGGAGAATATGGCGAAGAAGCATCGTGAGCGCGCCAATCACACCGAAGCAGCCATGTGTTATGTACATTCGGCGGCGCTGGTTGCCGAATATCTTAGTATGTTGGAATCGCAAACGCACTTACCCGTTGGCGCTGTTAGCTTTCAACGTGTCACACCAAACGCGCTCATGGAGTCAGCCGTTTCGGATGATGTACTAAGTCCTGGCGAAGATGGCATTTGTTTGGGCAATCATTTTACCGAAAGTGGGCTGAAAGTGTTGCTGGAAGAAGCATCGAATTCATTTCAAATTGCAGGCATGTACGAGGCCATGAATGAggtgtataaaattttaacaccCATTTGTGAAGCGAATCGAGATTTTCAGAAATTGGGCAAAATTCATGGTAAACTACAAGAGGCCTTCAATCGCATCGCACAACTGCAGGGCAAACGTGTATTTGGCACTTACTTCCGTGTGGGCTTCTATGGCACGAAATTCGGTGATTTGGATCAGCAAGAATTCATTTACAAAGAACCAACACTAACTAAATTACCAGAAATATTTAGTCGCCTGCag AACTTTTATGCCGATCGTTTTGGTCCCgactcagttcacataatcaaAGACTCCAATTCGGTCGATATTAATTCATTGGATCCCGAAAAAGCTTATATACAAATAACCTATGTGGAACCGTACTTCGAAACTTATGAGCTACGTCATCGTGAGACCTATTTCGAGCGTAATTTCAATATAA AACGTTTCATATTCGCCACGCCATTTACCAAGTCCGGCAAAGCGCATGGTGACCTACACGAGCAATGCAAACGTAAGACCATACTCACCACAGCCAATCACTTTCCCTACGTAAAGACACGTATACAGGTGATCGCGCGACAACAAATCATACTGGAACCGATTGAAGTGGCTATCGAGGATATACACAAGAAGACAGCTGAACTTGCAGCAGCTACCAATCAAGAACCGGCCGatccgaaaatattacaaatggtTTTGCAAGGTTGCATCGGCACTACAGTCAATCAGGGACCTATGGAAATGGCTACAGTCTTTCTCGCGAATCTTTCTGATGGCGTAACGGTGCCAACCAAACATCAAAATAAGCTAAGACTTTGTTTCCGTGAATTCTCCAAACGTTGCGCCGACGCATTGAAGAAGAATCGTAATTTAATATCGAGCGATCAAAAGGACTATCAGCGAGAATTGGAACGAAATCATGAGCGTTTTGTGGAGCGCTTAACACCATTGATAACATTAACGGCCGCGCAGGCGCAGGGTGTTGTGAA agCCAATGCTTACATCTATAAAAGTACACCTTTAAAATGGTAA